Proteins encoded in a region of the Streptomyces violaceoruber genome:
- a CDS encoding PDR/VanB family oxidoreductase, which produces MSPNPSPRPTPKRTTALLLAAGTAGAALVVRRALRRRVQGSPLWPLPALDPPVSGRPRSRALTLLVTAHERLADGVVRLRLEGTDLPRWEPGAHLDLVLPSGLVRQYSLCGDPEDTSSYTVAARLVEDGRGGSREVHEQVQEGTELEVRGPRNRFPLVEAPAYAFVAGGIGITPLLPMLRALPEGTDWRLLYGGRTRASMPFLEEIEKLDPDGGRVVLVAEDEDGRPGLDAFLADLPEGAAVYCCGPEGLMAAVEERLPAGAALHLERFAPRTTADGDAEFEVELRRSGRTLTVPGDSSVLAAVRTELPNTPYSCEQGWCGTCQQKVLEGEIDHRDELLTDSERGDSMLICVSRCLGTRLVLDM; this is translated from the coding sequence ATGAGCCCGAACCCGAGCCCGAGGCCGACTCCGAAGCGGACGACGGCCCTGCTCCTCGCCGCCGGTACGGCCGGTGCCGCGCTCGTCGTCCGCCGGGCGCTGCGGCGCCGCGTCCAGGGCTCGCCGCTGTGGCCGCTGCCCGCGCTGGACCCGCCGGTCTCCGGGCGGCCCCGCTCCCGCGCGCTGACGCTGCTGGTGACCGCGCACGAGCGGCTGGCCGACGGGGTGGTGCGGCTGCGCCTGGAGGGGACCGACCTGCCGCGCTGGGAGCCGGGCGCCCACCTGGACCTGGTGCTGCCCTCGGGGCTGGTACGGCAGTACTCGCTGTGCGGCGACCCGGAGGACACCTCGTCGTACACCGTGGCCGCGCGGCTGGTCGAGGACGGGCGGGGCGGCTCGCGCGAGGTGCACGAGCAGGTGCAGGAGGGCACCGAACTGGAGGTGCGCGGACCGCGCAACCGCTTCCCGCTGGTCGAAGCGCCCGCCTACGCGTTCGTCGCCGGGGGCATCGGCATCACGCCCCTGCTGCCGATGCTGCGGGCCCTGCCCGAGGGCACCGACTGGCGGCTGCTGTACGGCGGGCGGACGCGGGCGTCGATGCCGTTCCTGGAGGAGATCGAGAAGCTGGACCCGGACGGCGGGAGGGTCGTCCTCGTCGCCGAGGACGAGGACGGGCGGCCCGGGCTCGACGCCTTCCTGGCGGACCTGCCCGAGGGCGCGGCCGTGTACTGCTGCGGTCCGGAGGGCCTGATGGCGGCCGTGGAGGAACGCCTCCCGGCGGGCGCCGCACTGCACCTGGAGCGGTTCGCGCCGCGTACGACGGCCGACGGCGACGCGGAGTTCGAGGTGGAGCTGCGCCGCAGCGGGCGCACCCTGACCGTGCCCGGCGACTCCTCGGTGCTGGCCGCCGTGCGCACCGAGCTGCCGAACACCCCGTACTCCTGCGAGCAGGGCTGGTGCGGGACCTGCCAACAGAAGGTGCTGGAGGGCGAGATCGACCACCGGGACGAGTTGCTGACCGACTCGGAGCGCGGCGACTCGATGCTCATCTGCGTGTCCCGGTGCCTCGGCACCCGGCTCGTGCTCGACATGTGA
- a CDS encoding response regulator transcription factor, whose protein sequence is MRVVLAEDLFLLRDGLVRLLEAHDFEIAAAVETGPELSRALAELRPDVAVVDVRLPPTLTDEGLQCALQARRDRPGLPVLVLSQHVEQLYARELLADGTGGVGYLLKDRVFDAEQFVDAVRRVASGGTAMDPQVIQQLLSRRAAEDRPLERLTPRELEVLELMAQGRTNAAIAGRLVVTERAIAKHTANIFAKLSLEVSDDDNRRVLAVLAYLDRGR, encoded by the coding sequence TTGCGTGTTGTCCTAGCCGAAGACCTGTTCCTGCTGCGCGACGGACTGGTCCGGCTCCTGGAGGCCCACGACTTCGAGATCGCCGCGGCCGTCGAGACCGGCCCCGAGCTGTCCCGGGCCCTGGCCGAACTGCGGCCGGACGTCGCCGTGGTCGACGTGCGGCTGCCGCCCACTCTCACCGACGAGGGCCTGCAGTGCGCGTTGCAGGCCCGCCGCGACCGGCCCGGACTGCCGGTGCTGGTCCTCTCCCAGCACGTGGAACAGCTGTACGCGCGCGAGCTGCTGGCCGACGGGACCGGCGGGGTGGGCTACCTGCTCAAGGACCGGGTGTTCGACGCGGAGCAGTTCGTGGACGCCGTACGGCGGGTGGCGTCGGGCGGTACGGCGATGGACCCGCAGGTCATCCAGCAGCTGCTCAGCCGGCGCGCGGCGGAGGACCGGCCGCTGGAGCGGCTCACCCCCCGCGAGCTGGAGGTGCTGGAGCTGATGGCGCAGGGCCGGACCAACGCGGCGATCGCGGGCAGGCTCGTCGTCACCGAGCGGGCGATCGCGAAGCACACGGCGAACATCTTCGCGAAGCTGAGTCTGGAGGTCTCGGACGACGACAACCGCCGTGTCCTGGCGGTTCTGGCGTATCTGGACCGCGGCCGCTGA
- a CDS encoding tetratricopeptide repeat protein, producing MRAAWAAFDDYAEEDAADFRAVVDALADELPADSPLGLFERACAWDSTGHSDRAVPLYREALKRGLGEASAYKGRRAKIQLSSSLRNTGHPEEGVKLLSPELVAPSDELDDAVRATLALCLSSMGRDREGLSLVLGALAPHLPRYQRSMATYARLLVEPEE from the coding sequence GTGAGAGCCGCCTGGGCGGCGTTCGACGACTACGCCGAGGAGGACGCGGCCGACTTCCGGGCGGTCGTCGACGCCCTCGCCGACGAGTTGCCCGCGGACAGCCCCCTCGGCCTGTTCGAGCGGGCCTGCGCCTGGGACTCCACGGGCCACTCCGACCGGGCCGTGCCGCTGTACCGCGAGGCGCTGAAGCGCGGGCTCGGCGAGGCGAGCGCCTACAAGGGGCGGCGGGCGAAGATCCAGCTCTCCAGCTCGCTGCGGAACACCGGGCACCCGGAGGAGGGCGTGAAGCTGCTCTCGCCGGAACTGGTCGCCCCGTCGGACGAGTTGGACGACGCCGTGCGCGCCACGCTCGCGCTCTGCCTGTCGAGCATGGGCCGCGACCGCGAGGGCCTTTCCCTGGTGCTCGGCGCGCTGGCACCCCATCTGCCGCGCTACCAGAGGTCGATGGCCACCTACGCGCGGCTGCTGGTGGAACCGGAGGAATAG
- a CDS encoding DUF1996 domain-containing protein, with protein sequence MGRNTRKRRTPLATKIVAGAAALAVGGGGLVWANFYASAHEDHGGHNRTRSAGAQVATIDCPDVGQKIRDVPDRARGEVDGELATMDSQITNAYQRLATTRRAQAGDSQFVQNTILGPLKDRRKAIIDRIQLEINRAGGKADDNLDELAGCQGRPADQQNGGGQNGGQDDGGQDDGQNGGGQDQEGNDDNGNGVAGPVAEDFVDINDVRPNSRDSRNGLAADGDGGSTGSFTTDCGVNENNLFNSDNLIAAPGVDNGAHHTHDYVGNQDNDAFSSDEDLANADTSCQNQGDKSTYYWPVLRLQDGTQEFDANDQGGGAEGNIGKILKPAEAQIRFVGSRQGDVVAMPKFLRVITGDAKSFTNGDANANSSWSCSGFEDRQVTDKYPLCPEGSQVLRTVNFQSCWDGQNIDSANHRDHMAFVQEDGSCANGFQAVPQLQIRLAYDIPAPTVENGQVRNPYAVDSFPEQLHKPITDHNDFINVMDENLMNEVVDCINRGEDCQ encoded by the coding sequence ATGGGACGCAACACAAGAAAACGCCGTACACCGCTGGCGACCAAGATCGTAGCCGGGGCGGCGGCCCTGGCGGTCGGCGGGGGCGGGCTGGTCTGGGCCAACTTCTACGCTTCGGCGCACGAGGATCACGGGGGTCACAACCGGACCAGGTCGGCCGGCGCGCAGGTCGCGACGATCGACTGCCCCGACGTCGGCCAGAAGATCCGTGACGTGCCGGACCGGGCGCGCGGGGAGGTGGACGGCGAACTGGCCACGATGGACAGCCAGATCACCAACGCCTACCAGCGCCTGGCCACCACCCGGCGGGCGCAGGCGGGTGACTCGCAGTTCGTCCAGAACACCATTCTGGGCCCGCTCAAGGACCGGCGGAAGGCGATCATCGACCGGATCCAGCTGGAGATCAACCGGGCCGGCGGCAAGGCCGACGACAACCTGGACGAGCTGGCGGGCTGCCAGGGACGTCCCGCGGACCAGCAGAACGGCGGCGGCCAGAACGGCGGCCAGGACGACGGCGGTCAGGACGACGGCCAGAACGGCGGCGGTCAGGACCAGGAGGGCAACGACGACAACGGCAACGGCGTCGCGGGCCCGGTCGCCGAGGACTTCGTCGACATCAACGACGTCCGGCCGAACTCCCGCGACAGCCGCAACGGTCTGGCCGCCGACGGCGACGGCGGTTCCACCGGCAGCTTCACCACGGACTGCGGCGTCAACGAGAACAACCTGTTCAACAGCGACAACCTGATCGCCGCCCCGGGTGTCGACAACGGCGCGCACCACACGCACGACTACGTCGGCAACCAGGACAACGACGCCTTCTCCAGCGACGAGGATCTCGCCAACGCGGACACCTCGTGCCAGAACCAGGGCGACAAGTCCACCTACTACTGGCCGGTGCTGCGCCTCCAGGACGGTACGCAGGAGTTCGACGCCAACGACCAGGGCGGTGGCGCCGAGGGCAACATCGGCAAGATCCTCAAGCCGGCCGAGGCCCAGATCAGGTTCGTCGGCAGCCGGCAGGGCGACGTGGTCGCGATGCCGAAGTTCCTGCGCGTCATCACCGGTGACGCCAAGTCCTTCACCAACGGTGACGCCAACGCCAACAGCTCGTGGAGCTGCTCCGGCTTCGAGGACCGGCAGGTGACGGACAAGTACCCGCTGTGCCCCGAGGGCAGCCAGGTGCTGCGCACGGTCAACTTCCAGAGCTGCTGGGACGGCCAGAACATCGACAGCGCCAACCACCGGGACCACATGGCGTTCGTCCAGGAGGACGGCAGCTGCGCGAACGGCTTCCAGGCCGTGCCCCAGCTCCAGATCCGCCTCGCGTACGACATCCCCGCCCCGACCGTCGAGAACGGCCAGGTGCGGAACCCGTACGCCGTGGACAGCTTCCCGGAGCAGTTGCACAAGCCGATCACGGATCACAACGACTTCATCAACGTCATGGACGAGAACCTGATGAACGAGGTGGTCGACTGCATCAACCGCGGCGAGGACTGCCAGTAG
- a CDS encoding lipoprotein has translation MRLTRPMLAPAALAAVLALTGCGAGGDGADTVPATATGSLEHLAAEAECTPDMQTDADTIRQALCGKGAGKYVLATFSTDRGQREWINTAKDYGGYYLVGRKWVAVGHEDVVADLRGTLGGTLEQGVQHGGGGAGHPAGHGEHAGHSG, from the coding sequence ATGAGGCTGACCCGACCGATGCTCGCACCGGCCGCCCTGGCGGCGGTGCTGGCGCTGACGGGCTGCGGCGCCGGCGGGGACGGTGCGGACACCGTGCCCGCGACGGCGACCGGCAGCCTGGAACACCTGGCCGCCGAGGCCGAGTGCACCCCGGACATGCAGACCGACGCCGACACCATCCGCCAGGCCCTGTGCGGAAAGGGCGCCGGGAAGTACGTCCTGGCCACCTTCTCCACCGACCGCGGCCAGCGCGAGTGGATCAACACGGCCAAGGACTACGGCGGCTACTACCTCGTCGGCCGCAAATGGGTCGCCGTCGGCCACGAGGACGTGGTGGCCGACCTGCGCGGCACCCTCGGCGGAACCCTGGAGCAGGGCGTCCAGCACGGGGGCGGCGGCGCCGGGCACCCGGCCGGGCACGGCGAGCACGCCGGGCATTCCGGCTGA